Below is a window of Chloroflexota bacterium DNA.
CAGCATCCCGATCACCCGGTACACTGTCTCTTGCATCGAGCCACCCGGTCGTTTCGTCGAGTCTGAACACCCCGACGGTACACCACCGCGTGGCTCGTTTGCTGTCCCCCTCCTCTCCGCCAGCCCCGGACGTCAGCTGCTACCGGAAACCAGAGTCAAACCCCGACTGCGCATCTTGCGACGTTCTGGGAACGCCGACGACGCTGCACGACGTGCCCAACGTGCAGGCGTCCTGGCTCGCACTCGACAAAAGACGGGCGGCGGCGGGGCGCTCTGCTATACTCGCGCCCGCCTCGGATCCGGACGCAGCAGCCTGTTGCCCCCCGAGACGCTCCCTCTCTAAGGACGGGCACCTGCATGACGACCGTTGCGGCCGCTCCGGCGGTCCGAACGCGCCCTGCTGACCGAACGAGCCGTCTGGTCTGGTGGCTGGTTCTCCTCTTTTTCCTGTCTGGAGCGTCCGGCCTGGTCTACCAGGTGCTCTGGGTTCGGATGCTCTCACTCTCGTTCGGTATCACGGTCTACGCGGTGACCGTCGTGCTGGCAAGCTTCATGGGCGGGCTGGCCCTCGGCAGCTTCTTCGGCGGCCGGCTGGCCGAGCGCATCCAGCGTCCGTTGCTGGTCTACGCCATCATCGAGATCGGCGTGGCGCTGGTGGCGATCCTCACGCCGAGCGCCCTGACGTGGCTCCAGTCAGCTTACCCGGCCGTTGCCCGATCCGTCGGCGACAGCGAAGCGATCCTGACGGTCGTCCGCGTTATCATGGCGTTCGCGGTGCTGGCCGCCCCGACGACGTTGATGGGCGCCACCCTGCCGATCATCGTCAAGTCCTCGCTGGCCCGCTACGGCGATCTGCCCGGGCGCATCGGCCTGCTCTACTCCGCGAACACCTTCGGCGCGATCTTCGGCACGATGCTGGCCGGCTTCTGGCTGATCGGCGGGATCGGCATCAGCGCCTCGATCATCCTGGCCGCCAGTGTCAACGCGCTGGTCGGGCTGATCGCCTTTCTGCTCCAGCGGTTCGTGATCCGCGAGGGCGAGACGCGCGTCGAGGAGTCCGACGACGCCGTTGCCGCCACGTCCTCTGACACGACGCCCGCCTACTCGGCCCGCATCCGCACCGCCACGCTCGTCGCCTACGGCCTGAGCGGCCTGATCTCGTTCGCGCTCGAAGTCTCGTGGACCCGCATGCTCTCGCTGATGCTCGACACCTCGATCTACGCCTTCGTTACGATGCTCTCGATGGTGCTGATCGGCATCGCCCTCGGCAGCGCCGTCGTCACGCCGTTGATGCGGCGCAAGGTGAACGTGCCGTTGCTGTTCGCGGCATTGGAGCTGGGCATCGCCATCGGCGGCATCTGGGCGATCTGGGCCGTCTCGAACCTTGCCGAGATCCGCGGCTTCCTCGAAGCGACGCGCGGCCTGCGCCGGCTGGCGGCCACCTCGACCAACTTCAATTTCGTGGTGGCGGCGGTGACGATCCTGCCGACCACCTTCATGATCGGCGCGACGTTCCCGCTGGCCGCCCGCATCTACACGGTGGGGCTGGATCGGTCGTCGGAGCGGCTCGGCCAGATCTACGCCGTCAATGTCTTCGGCGCGATCTTCGGCTCGATGCTCGGCGGCTTCGTGCTGCTGCCGCTGCTCGGGACGCAGGCCTCGCTGCTGCTGCTCTCGGTGGCGTCGCTCGGGCTGGCGGGCTTGCTGCTGCTGGCCTCAGACTGGCGGACGCTGCCCTCGCGGGCGGTGCTCACGGCGGCCGGCACGGCGGCGTTCATCGTGCTGTGGATCGCCAAGCCAGACCTCTACCATGCACTGTTCTCGATCCGCTTCAAGGACTCGCAAGTTGAGTGGTTCCGCGAGGGCATCGAGACGACGGTGTCCATCGTCAGGAACCCGGAGGGCGTGCGGACGCTCTACACGAACAGTCGCGGGCAGGCCAACGACGAGCCGGGGCTGGTCCAGTACCACCGCAAGATCGCACACACGCCGCTGCTGGTCCGCGCCAGGGCGCAGGACGTGCTGATCGTGGGCCTGGGGGCGGGGCACACGGCCGGCTCGATCCTCCAGCACGAGGGCACGCGGGTCCAGGTGGTCGAGCTGTCGGATGCCATCGTCGAGGGGGCCGAGCGGTTCTCGGCGGTCAACTACGACGTGATGCACAACCCGAATCTCTCGATTCGGATGGGCGACGGCCGCAACTTCCTGCTGACCTCGACCCAGAAGTACGACATCATCACCACCGACACGATCCAGCCGCTCGACGCTGGCAGCACCAACCTCTACTCTGCCGAGTACTACCGGCTGGCGCTGGCCTCCTTGAAGCCTGACGGGGTGATGGCCCAGTGGATCGGCCCGCACGACGACTACCAGTACAAGACGATGCTGCGGACGTACCTGGCAGTCTTCCCGCACGTCACGCTCTGGCTGACGGCTGATCTGGTGATCGGCAGCCGCGAGCCGATCCAACTGGACATGGCCGAGACGGCGAAGCGGTTCGAGTCGCCGCGCGCCCGAGAGGCGTTGCGGCAGGCTGGCTTCGGCGGCGTGGAGGAGGTGCCCGAGGCGTTCGTGGCGACCCGCGACGAGATCGCGGAGTTCGTCGGCCCCGGCCCGATCCTCAGCGACGACCGCCCCTTCATCGAGTACTACCGCTCGCTGCCCGGGCGCGGGCAGGGCGCGCCGCCCGACATCTGGAACAGCTTCAGCCGCGACCCGCGGAAGGTCATCAAGCGGTAGCCAGTCATACCTTACGGCTCGGGTGCCCGGGCGGCTGCATCCGCGAGCGTTGCCAGGGCGTCGCGCAGCGCGCAGAAGCCTGGCGACCGGTTGCGGATCTCGTACGGCTGCGTCTCCACTCGGGCCTTGCTCAGAATGCCAACATCGAACGATGCCTGTTCACGCTGCATCTTGAGGGCATCGCAGTCGCCATCGTCTCGCTCCAACGCCAGCACGCAAAGAACAGACTCCACGAACCTCTTGATGCAGTGGATCCTAATGAACTACTGTAGCCGTATCTAATAGGCGTCGACTTTCCGAGGGTGGGAGTAGCTCCATGTCGATCTGGCGTACCGTCATATCCGTCCTTATGGTCTTCATGCTGACCGCGTCAGCCGCCGTCGCCCAGTGCGACGATGAGCCAGTTCCAGCCAGCTCGGGCGCAAACGAGCCGAAGCCGATGAGCACAGCGTCGGCAGCCGTCGATACGGCGTTCGGCGCTGCCGGGATGGCCCGCCTCTCCCTGGATGGCAACGCACGCTTCATGGCCGTCGCCATTGCGCCAGACGGCGGCATCTTTGCGGCGGGGTTCATTACGGTCGGCGGCGATCAGGCCATGGCGGTGGCGAGGCTGACGCCCGCTGGTACGCTTGACTCGACCTTCGGCACGAACGGTATCGCGTCGGTCAACGTCTCCCCGGGTAAGACCGGCGAGCTTGCTCGCAGCGTCGTGCTGCAGAACGACAAGATCCTGATCTCGGGGCCGATTGAGCGCGATGTCAGCGCGGCGGGGGACGCCGCTCGCGATACCGACATCGCCGTCGTCCAGTTCGACCGGCGCGGACAGCTCGATCCGTCCTTCGGCCAGGGTGGCATCGCTCGGATCGACCTCGGGACCGGCCGCGTCACCACCGGTACGACCTTTGTCGGCGATACGTCCTGGGGCATGGATGCGATGCGGGGCGGCCGCATCATCGTGTTCGGTTCGAAGCTCGCCGACGGCCCCGACCGTACCGACACCGACTACGTGGTGGTCGGGCTCACAAGCAACGGTGCGCTCGATCCTGAGTTTGGGGCCAACGGCATGGTCGTCGTTGACCTGAACAAGAGCGGTGACAGCCCCCGCAACATCATCGTACAGGGCGACGCCAAGATCGTCACCAGTGGCTACTCGTCCAGCGGCGGCGTCGTCCGGCCAGTCCTTATCCGGCTCTCGGCGAACGGCATCCTCGACCCGTCATTCGGCGACGGCGGCATCGCCACCGACACGGTGCTCCCCGGCGTGACCGAGGCCTACAACGTCACGCGGCACGGAAGCGACTACGTGGCAGCAGGCTACGGACGCGGCGCGGATGCCAATGAGAAGGTTGACCTGGTCGCCTATCGGTTCCACGGCGACGGCAAGCGCGACCTCAACTTCGGCATCGGCGACGGCGTGACCCGGATCAATATCGCCGACGACGACGACCGAGCGCGCAACATCCTGGCGCTGCCGGACGGTCGGCTGGTGGCGGTTGGGAGCGGCAAGCGCACTGCCAGCGACATCGATGGGATGGTGGTTCTGCTCGCGCAGAACGGCAAGCTCATCGAGGAGTTCGGCGAAGGCGGCAAGCTCATCACCGACATCGGCGGCCCGAACGACTCCTGGTACGGCGTTGCGCTGACGCCAGACAAGTCGGCGGTCATCGTGGCTGGCTTCATGGGCGCCGATCTGTCAGGCAACGCTGGCCCAGATCAGGCGGTCGTGATGCGCATCAAGATCTAGGCGCCAGATCACAGGCGCCTGGACACCTTCCAACCCGTGTGGCGGGCCGAAGCAACGCCCGCCACACCGCGTCGAGGGCGCGGTCAGCCGGCCTGGTGGGCGTCATGGGCCCCAGGTGTGGTCTCCGGAGGCCTTCTGGCGGACCACGCTCAGCGGGTCTCCGCGATGCTTCCGCGAGCCCCGGATGGCGCGGATGAACTGGCGCACCTGCGAGGCTGGCTCGGTCTGGCGGGCGTAGTCCGTCGGGAACGGCCCGTAGGCCCGCCAGTGTCCGTAGTCAAACGACGGAGAAAAGGGCTGCCCGTTCTCGATGGGCTTCTGGGCGATGAACTGGAAGTAGCCGAGCGCCGAGCTGTTCAGGCAGTCCGCGCCGCCCCGGAAGACGCCGCCAGCCTCGCCCGCCAGCATGAACGGGTTCAGGTCCGGGCACTCGCCGGGGAAGCGCTCGCCCAGCACGACGGCGCACATCGCCTGCCGCCAGCTACCGCGCGCACCGGCCTCCAGGATGCCCTCGGCGGTCAGGCCAGCATCCATCGCCGCCTGGAAGATGGCGCGCCGCCGCTCGAAGGGGATCTGATTGAACTGCTCCATCGCCGCGCGTCGGACCGGCTGGCCTGCTGGATCCCAGAAGTTCTCCCGCGCGAT
It encodes the following:
- a CDS encoding fused MFS/spermidine synthase, with translation MTTVAAAPAVRTRPADRTSRLVWWLVLLFFLSGASGLVYQVLWVRMLSLSFGITVYAVTVVLASFMGGLALGSFFGGRLAERIQRPLLVYAIIEIGVALVAILTPSALTWLQSAYPAVARSVGDSEAILTVVRVIMAFAVLAAPTTLMGATLPIIVKSSLARYGDLPGRIGLLYSANTFGAIFGTMLAGFWLIGGIGISASIILAASVNALVGLIAFLLQRFVIREGETRVEESDDAVAATSSDTTPAYSARIRTATLVAYGLSGLISFALEVSWTRMLSLMLDTSIYAFVTMLSMVLIGIALGSAVVTPLMRRKVNVPLLFAALELGIAIGGIWAIWAVSNLAEIRGFLEATRGLRRLAATSTNFNFVVAAVTILPTTFMIGATFPLAARIYTVGLDRSSERLGQIYAVNVFGAIFGSMLGGFVLLPLLGTQASLLLLSVASLGLAGLLLLASDWRTLPSRAVLTAAGTAAFIVLWIAKPDLYHALFSIRFKDSQVEWFREGIETTVSIVRNPEGVRTLYTNSRGQANDEPGLVQYHRKIAHTPLLVRARAQDVLIVGLGAGHTAGSILQHEGTRVQVVELSDAIVEGAERFSAVNYDVMHNPNLSIRMGDGRNFLLTSTQKYDIITTDTIQPLDAGSTNLYSAEYYRLALASLKPDGVMAQWIGPHDDYQYKTMLRTYLAVFPHVTLWLTADLVIGSREPIQLDMAETAKRFESPRAREALRQAGFGGVEEVPEAFVATRDEIAEFVGPGPILSDDRPFIEYYRSLPGRGQGAPPDIWNSFSRDPRKVIKR